GGGCTCTTGAAGTAGCTTTGGAAGCTGCCTGTACATTTCTAGATTCTCAGGTGTGTAAAAGAGAGCTTTATATTTAAAGTATGCATAATTTGATTTTGTGGTCTTGAATTTGGCTAGGATTAGTAAAGCAAGAAAACAAAAGCGTGGTGCAGGTCTAGCTGTCAGTTAGTTTTTCACTACCAATATTTGGACTTGAATTACATTTTCTTCTCTTTGAACTGTTTCTGGAAACAATAAGtaaaaacgtttaccaaaggaCTGAAAAAACTGACTAAATATTAGGTGTGCCGGTTAAGGTTGAGAACAACAATTTTGTGCAGAAATGTTTGTTAGTACTGTTTGCATATTTTCCTCCCATATCTTACTTTGGTGTGGAAGCTAGCTAGTGTTTTCTGTGGACGCCTATTGCCTCGTTCATGTTGTGTCCTATTACATGGCATGACAGGCATTCTGTAACATCCATGTTGACCATTTCGACAAGCCCTGTTTCTCCTTCGCTGTTTGTGATTGTCCTGGTAGAAGCGTGCTTTTCAAGTTCTACTGACTATATGATGAGTGCTTTATAACAATTTCCCATATTCAAGAATTCAatgacaatttaaaaaatatgtggATGAACATTTTTATTAGAGATAATATTCTTGGAcgaataaaaattgaaatatgaaCTTTTATTTGATGGAGGGTACACTTTATGATTGCTCGCCAGAAGAGACCGCATGTGTCACAATCTAGGTTGAGTAGACACAAGTATATTAAACTAGTATATATCAAATTGATTGCTGGagctttcttctttttttgattGAGTACTTATTTCAGGGCATATCTTAAAGATGTCTAACAAATGTTGAGGTTTGATGTCTGTAGAAAATGTTAGAGCAAATTAACAACTTATCTGTATCTTTATTTTCCCCTTGTGGTTCTAAGGATCTTACTCTTAATTAATTTGAGATTTGCGTTGTGAACAGTAGATAACAATGAAATATTATAGGATCATAGGAACTAACCTTGTCGGCTGCGCTCTAGGTTACAGATGATCATGAGTTGCATAGTGATTTATTGCACCGTCTTAGTGGCCTTCTGGCGTGCAACTATTGATGTCCTGGTGAAAGAGGGATAATGTACCAGCATTACATATATTAACATAATATCATAGATTTTCAGGGCTTAAGATGTGATCTGAATGCTTCTAAAGTTTGTTTTTTCTTCCTAAACATATatagttaaaaagttaaaaagtatTCAGTAGCTCCCAGCTTTGGCCGTAAGCAACTTATGGTACTCACAGAATCACACACACACAACGAGTACATAGTTCTGTTATCAGTTGATTTAAATCGCACTTATTCCATCGAGAAAAGATTTTCGTAAAATTTCTTTACTCTTGTATATGAATTTCACTTCCATAATCATGCATTGTGCCTGAACTTGTTGCAGCCAAATATACTTCCGTTGTTTCATTCTGTGTAGTTTTTCTGttccatttgttttttttttcgggttaaTCAATTAGGGTAACTCTCTGGAGTTTAAAGGTACCATAGATTTCTGTTCCACTTGTGTTTTCTCTGGTTAGAATTCTGTAACTTTATCAAGTTTATAGTTACTGAAACTTGGCAAATTCCAAAGGCAGCAGAACTAGAGATTGAAGCATACCCATTACTAGATGAGCTGACTTCAAAGATCAGTACATTAAACTTGGAACGTGCGCGGCGGTTGAAAAGTAGACTTGTTGCCTTGACCAGGAGAGTTCAGAAAGTACagtattttacttatttttcttttaccagctagtaatttaaattattacctTTGGCTCCATTATTGtgattttttgaaattataacaTCTAGGTTAGGGACGAGATAGAGCAGCTCATGGATGATGATGGAGATATGGCTGAAATGTATCTCACTGAAAAGAAAGGCCGCATGGAATCATCATTCTATGGTGATCAGTCTTTGCTGGGATTTAGATCAAATGACGGTGGCATTTCTGTTTCTGCACCGGTATCTCCTATTTCATCACCACCTGACTCCCGGAGGCTTGAGAAAAGCTTGAGTATTGCAAGGAGCCGGCATGATAGCATGAAGAGCTCAGAAGGTGCTACAGAGAGTATAGAGCAGCTGGAGATGTTGCTGGAAGCATATTTTGTCGTTATAGATAGCACCCTAAACAAGCTAACATCGGTAAAAACAGCTATTACATTTAGTTCTTGTAAGATATCTTTCAGATTATGGAGACATTAATTCCTGTCATACTTATTTCAGTTGAAGGAGTATATTGATGACACAGAGGATTTCATCAACATTCAGTTGGTACATGTTCTTTTGCGTCTTTCTCTGTCTCCTTGATGTATATGCTTAATTTTAATCTCGGCAATTTAAGAAATCTTATTCATTCTGAGATCCTTTTGGATGGCCATGTAGTCTGTATTGAGGTTTAGTTGAGTCGAGTTGTACATTCTTCCATCTGTTTGATCATTTGACTTTATCAATTTAGAAACTAGCCAGTTTGATGTTATTCTATGTCTAActgaagcttttttttttttttttattgtaggATAATGTCCGGAACCAACTGATCCAATTTGAGCTTCTACTCACAACAGCGACATTTGTTGTTGCAATATTTGGAGTGGTAGCAGGTATTTTTGGCATGAATTTTTCGATACCATTGTTTGACGACCCAGGAGCATTTAAGTGGGTCCTCATTATTACTGGAGTAACTGGAATTTCCATATTTAGCGCATTCGTATGGTTCTTCAAGTACAGAAGACTGATGCCATTGTAGATACTTTAGGAAATGGCAATTAGACatgaatatatttatttcaagctgctctttattaatttttatactctGTATATGAAATTAAAGTTATATAATGGAAAGATGGCTCGTCATTGATTCGATTCTTCAATTTAGTTGTGACGGAACTTTCAGGGTATGTTTTAACTTGCTTCTATAATTTGAATGAATGTAAATTGGAGTTCTCATGATGCATTTTAGTCCTTGGAAGTTGAATGAAAGTGAAAATGATGTAAATGTTGCAACTAATCATGAAGCACTAAAAGGCTCACTATTAGGCAAAACTTATCTAAAGGTCCAAGTATTATTTGAGTTCTGTTCAGGAGGTCCTTAACAATCAATTTCACTATTTCTGATCCTTTTACAActattcttttgattttttttatccctATCTAGACAGAATGTAGCGTGTGGGTCTAAACACTTATGCATTCATCAGTCATCATGATCAACCTCACCCTTTGAGGTCAAATAGACGCTGCGGCATATGAAAGAAGTATGTATATGTGTATGAAAGAAGTGTGTATGTGTCTAGCTGATGATGATGCATAGTAATATTTAGGTTCGTCCATTTTAATGAGTAGCATTTGGATTCATCCAAGTTTTTGAACATAAAAATCGGAAGAGACAGTTGTGCAAAGATTAAAAAGAGTGAAATTGATTGTTGAGGATTTTATGTAAAGATTAAAAGGAGTGAAATTGATTGTTGAGTAAAAAAGTCGTATAGTACAAGAACCTCTAGATGAGTTTTGTCATCACTGTATTTGCAAATACTAACAGCCATAGGCGATTAGGCTCTCCATCTTGACCTGTATAATTTCTCCACAGGGCAATTGATCATATTCTGGAAACAGAATAGTATATCACCATGAAGCTGCTCATTTAAACACAAAAGAAA
This window of the Mercurialis annua linkage group LG5, ddMerAnnu1.2, whole genome shotgun sequence genome carries:
- the LOC126682365 gene encoding magnesium transporter MRS2-1 produces the protein MPDLKERLLPPKPASAINLRDASYRASASGRQPFQGMDVLGLKKRGQGLRSWIRVESSGNSQVIEVDKFTMMRRCDLPARDLRLLDPLFVYPSTILGREKAIVVNLEQIRCIITADEVLLLNSLDSYVLQYVVELQRRLTAPGVNEVWQSEGPELNRRRSRNFDRSFDNGFGNPSPDYLPFEFRALEVALEAACTFLDSQAAELEIEAYPLLDELTSKISTLNLERARRLKSRLVALTRRVQKVRDEIEQLMDDDGDMAEMYLTEKKGRMESSFYGDQSLLGFRSNDGGISVSAPVSPISSPPDSRRLEKSLSIARSRHDSMKSSEGATESIEQLEMLLEAYFVVIDSTLNKLTSLKEYIDDTEDFINIQLDNVRNQLIQFELLLTTATFVVAIFGVVAGIFGMNFSIPLFDDPGAFKWVLIITGVTGISIFSAFVWFFKYRRLMPL